The DNA segment taatatataaatctatGTCTTTGTCTTGTCTATAGATATTATCTAATCAATACAACTGTCTATTaggaagcattttttttttttaaatacaaatataagataaagaGTAAAGCAGTTTGAATACCGGTGAGAGATAGAGAGTGAGAGAGAATAGTGTGAtgagttttcaatataattcatctggaaattgaattttattttagtatcgTAAATAcagaattttcatttataacatgtacaatattaaatgtaagttaatacatttttgtacttttaaagtaatatatcaaaaacattccatTCTCTGAGAAACTGAtgttcacatttgtttttcatagcaatatTTTTGTCCATTGCATACACATATTTCATCTTTCCTTTTTACTAAGtttattgtcaggtttttttttaaacatctagaattataaatatattactttATGGTTAGAAAAAGAGTATTTTCTGCATtgccttttgatatttttgcagtgttaccaaacaaaaaaacttcttTTGTAAAAAGTACACTTATTCCATTGGTCAGAAACGAATTTTCAATATGTTCTTATAATAATTGTGTATGTTCACATTcccaaaataaatgttctaatGTTTCAATTtctcttttacaaaatgtacaatttggaatatcataaatcttaattttatgaagaaatttATTTGTAGCTAAGATTCGATGACTGAATCTATACTTTAGCCACTGTAACTTAGTATTAATTGTGACAACAAAAGgcagtttataatttttttcccaatGATTTTGATCAAAGCCAAAAATTTCAGTTCATCTTAACTGACTAGTGGGAACActtccatttttatttaaaacaatatacatatcTTAATatccttttgaaattttaactaGTCTTTTAATAGCAGATGGAATTAAAGGTAGTtctaatttgtgattttttttcccaCAACTGATTTTGATGTTTGatgtatagttatcaaaagtaccaggattataattttatacgccagacgcgcgtttcgtctacataagactcatcagtgacgctcaaatcaaaatagttaaaaagccaaacaaatacaaagttgaagagcattgaggaaccagatataatactattatatcTCATGAAATTCACATTTACCTAATACATTTCTACTTTTTGATGAGAGAAAAAGGTCCCATCTTCAtttacaatatcatttataaatcgCATACCATTTTcaaaccaatctttataaaaaaaaaataggtttatTTGCTacctttatattattgttaagcCATATTGAACTAGCAAGAAAGCATTCCCAACTGTAATATTCATCTTTTTTCTCTAAGAAGTTGCCATGCTTTCAGAACATCttgccaaaatttatttttgaattagaAAACTTGAtagtttcaatttaaatatgaccaaaaagattttttaaattgtggacAAATTTGAACACTAAATAAAAATTGTCAAGCCTTGCGTTCAACATTTAGAAAAATTAACGGTTACGAAGGGAGAAAAATCGCATAAAATTTGATccaatggtaaaattcatactTAAACATCTTCTCAATTTTTCCCCAGACAAATCTACCCCAGCTCCAACGTCCGGACCTACTAGCGCTCCAGGAACATGCAGTGACGGACAATTTAAATGTAAGACCGGAAATGAGGGTCAGTGCTATGTCAACTCATGGAAGTGTGACAAAATCAAAGACTGTGACGACGGATCTGATGAAGAAAATTGTGACAGTGAGTTTGTCttgattttgttgttgatatatgtgtattttttttaaaccgcTTTGCCTAATGCAGGTACAACAGTTAATTATTATGTCTAATGagtttacaaaatcaaaataaatttgatgaTCCATTCTTTATGCAATAAATCGAATAACGAATAAGATATACTAAATGccttaatatttgaaaatgagaaGTTGTACGATTGCCAATTAGACGGTATATTTCAAAACCAATTAGCAACAATTACAGATCACCGTGTGGCCTTAACAAATGGTTAAACTCGTATAATAGTTTAATAATCTAGAAAAGATCCCAGGAACACAAAATAGGAAACAATTCAAGAGAGGAGAAAAAGCCTACGGCTTGATAATTTCTAGgtaaaataagtgaaaaacaattatgagAGACATTCATAAAGTTGACTGTATACGAACGTACTTTCATGACTTTTGACAGACACGACGTGttgtggggttaaacatgtttgtgagcactCAATCATCCCTTCATATAACTTGGGAAAACGgtgttacaatttttaaaaataatattattgttattgaaCATGATTTCACAATTCTAATTTGTTTTACAGCTGCACCAGTTACTGAAATACCAGTTACACAAGGACCAGTTACTCAAGGACCAGTTACTCAAAGACCAGTTACTCAAGCACCAACGGGTaagataacaaatataaaataaaaaaacgcaCTTCATAGATTTTGCACCGTAAATAATGTTGAATCGAAGTACTCTAAAAtgatatgacagtttttattgAATTCTGACGTCCTATGCACTAAGACTAAGAGAAAGATATTACAACAGTCACTGATCATCACAAAGTACcactatatattaaaataaattatgacttTATAAATAACTGAAATGCAATAACTGTACCAATATTTCTTTATCAGATGCATTTTGACAATAAGTAAACGTCTCTCAAGTGAAGCTCTATGCCAAAAATTCCATGTTGAagagcttttaaaaaaaaatacaaactcaACTTGGAATCAGATTTATTCATAAGGAAGTTATATTCCTTAGTTTAATGACAACTAACTTTAAGAATACAATATCCATATAATTAATATCCATATTATTTATGTCAGTATAAAAGTACTATACTTGGTTGCTGACTAACAGTCCACTATCTGAAACTTGACACCGCGGTAGTAATATCAGTTACCAGTACATCGTTTTACTGCTTATCTACTTTAATGTCTCCTATAATTAGCAAaactatttgaaaatccaaaaccTATTTCAACCGATGACTGTCATACAATGTCAGTGTTCTTGTCGTTGTTATAGGTTGTACAACCGATGACTGTAATACAATGTCAGTGTTCTTGTCGTTGTTATAGGTTGTACTGTAATACAATGTCAGTGTTCTTGTCGTTGTTATAGGTTGTACTGTAATACAATGTCAGTGTTCTTGTCGTTGTTATAGGTTGTACTGTAATACAATGTCAGTGTTCTTGTCGTTGTTATAGGTTGTAAAACCGATGACTGTAATACAATGCCAGTGTTCTTGTCGTTGTTATAGGTTGTACTGTAATACAATGTCAGTGTTCTTGTCGTTGTTATAAGTTGTACAACCGATGACTGTAATACAATTTCAGTGTTCTTATCGTTGTTATAGGTTGTAAAACCGATGACTGTCATACAATGTCAGTGTTCTTGTCGTTGTTATAGGTTGTACAACCGATGACTGTAATACAATGCCAGTGTTCTTGTCGTTGTTATAGGTTGTACAACCGATGACTGTAATACAATGCCAGTGTTCTTGTCGTTGTTATAGGTTGTACAACCGATGACTGTAATACAATGCCAGTGTTCTTGTCGTTGTTATAGGTTGTACAACCGATGACTGTAATACAATGTCAGTGTTCTTGTTGTTATAGGTTGTACATCTGAAGCAAACAAATGTAATGGTTATGCAGACTGTGTTGATGGATCTGATGAAGACAGTACAATGTGTTCAAGTAGGTTTATACGTTTAGGATTTGAATTGGGTTTACCTATCATATACaccatgtaaaataaatttggattGGGTTTTCCTATCGTGTATAACACGTAGAATTTGTTTCAGAAATCTTAATGAAGACAGTAGTGTAATGCTATAAACTATGAGTTTATCTAACGTAAATTCTTCTTTATTTACAGTAAGAAGTGGTCTATTTGTTCATACTACTTTTACATTTTCCTAGCTTTGTTTTGTTTCTACACTGAGGGTAAAAAGTGAACTCGTAGTCCGTAAAATTCATCTTTCGttgcaatattaaatttttattgcatattgtctataatcacagaacaattgaaaataatatagcTCGTGTTTTTCTTTTCAGCATTCACTTGCCCTTCAGGTAGTAGCAAATGTAGTGACGGAGTGACCTGTATTTCTGACTCTGCCAAGTGTGACGGGTACCAGGATTGTCCAGCTGGGGACGATGAAGCAAACTGTGCAGGTAAGATGTCAAATAAAATATGGTTGATATGTATTCTTTTCTTATCTCATATTAATACTTATGACGAGTTAAGGAAAATAAACAGGCAGATGTCTTTGTGGTTCTGACATTctgaaaacataaattttatcCATTTGCTCACTTACTACAGCTTCACTGTTTTACTGTAtcatttatatagtttttaatgataaaaaaactacaaaatgagAGTGGTTTATGActgctttgtttttttagctGCTACCTGCTCTAATAACCAGTTCAAGTGTCCTAACAGTTTCTGTCTTGCTAAAAGTGGTAAATGTAATGGAATTCCAGAATGTCCCAATGGTGAAGATGAAAGTGGTTGCTCTGGTAAGTTTAGTTTTAAAACTAGTATTAGCATACGAGTGTGACATAGATTACACTGAAAATAATGCAAAAGAGGTAAAAATGTGAAAGGAGCCATTGTTATGGTCATAAAATTGCTAACAATTCTTAATTAAAGGTGCATTTTGTCAAGTTTGTAACATCTTGTCATGGAaaggataaaattgagaaaggaaatggtgaatatgtcaaagcgacaaccacccgatcatagagcagataacagccaaaggcaaccaatgggtcttcaatgtagcgagaattcccgcacccgtaggtgtccttctgctggcccctaaaaatatgcataatatagtacagtgataatggacgtcatactaaactccgaattatacacatgaaactaaaatttaaaatcatacaagactaacaaaggccagaggctcctgacttgagactgAATGATCcttcaaacttttgtattcaATGGCATCAACACTATTAAAACTGAtgttgaaaacattttaatattaataaattttcCAAACGTTCATGGAAGTTTGTAAAACTAAGACGGAAGAAGCTTGTTTTATGATAGAAAGACAGTTTCCAGatctaaatttaaatttgttttctccGTATTTTTgctgatttaaaaacaaacctctgaaatatattttggaaaaacTTTCGAatgaaaaatcttctcctcaaCTTGTTGCAGATCACAGTATATCACATATTTCATATTAAGGCAAAAGGTATTTTTGCAGTTTTGATTGTTTCGAAAGTGTCATTCTTATTCTTGATTGAAAACGAAAACATCTTATacttcataactttttttttcttgaacagGATGTccaaaaaacacacaaaaaagatGCGATGATGGTTCAATGTGTATACTTAAATCTGAAAAATGCGATGGAATTACAGACTGTTCTGATAAATCAGATGAAGCTAACTGTCCAAGTAAGTTAATAATAATGCATAACATCTAGTTCTTATATATTACCCTTTATATAGCTGTCGAAAGTATTCTAGAGAATACTCagatataaatcaacaaaagaacaaaccacaatttattaaattatgcAGACAACGGCGGCGGATACAGTCATTTTTGAAAGGGCATTCCAACCCAGgataaaaaggggggtgtttagattaaaacatgacaattgactaaattgatatatttggtTGGTAAATTTCCAGTTCATAAAGGAATTGTAATTATCATAGAACTCAAATTGGAATATCTCCTTATacgaaaataagaaaatgtggtatatggttgccaatgagaaaacaatCAACCAGGGTTAAATGATGTAGATCAAAGTAATTATAGTTATGCACCAATAGATAACCCATGCCGTTAAGTTCGCTATAAAAGTCAGCTCCAGCATGAATGTTgtaacaaattcaaacaagGAATACAACTGACTaatttgtaacaaaaatgacCCGTCACTGACATGAACCAACGATAATCACGAAATTGCATACTCCTTTTCAAAACGTTATTCACGTGCCATAAATCAAAGACGATTGTACAAAAGAGAcaaaagagacaaaaataaGTTAAGATACaggctttttaaataatttaaaaattggacAATTATTCATAGTAATGAACCATTTTTTAGGCAGAAGAACGACATTGACAAGATTCCAGAGACTCTTAGATCATTTGAGATCCAATAATAAAAGATCACCAAATCACGAGACAATGGCACAAAAAGCTGTAAGGAAGATGGACCAAGTAAAGAGGAATTTCAACGAGGCGACACTAAGACGAGTCAACAGTGATGAGGGTGTAAAGAGACACCAGAGAGCAATGAAGGCAAGACATGAGTCACTTCAGAGACAGTTGGTCGAGAGACGGAGAAACCTAGCTATGTCCAGTAGGCATTCTAAGGAGAGGCGTCAATATAAGGGTTAATTTGAATCGATTTGATGTAATCACAAGTTAATGATTTCGGCTTCTTTTCTGTAACCATATTattaaagattattattttagtagaatattattttcctttttttgccTGCAATTTACTTCTATATTATGTTATGGAATATACACACTTGTTGTAAGGAGTCATCAATAATTGTCAACCTTTTCCAAATTGTGAAAATATCAAAGTTTTCTTACCACCATTCCCTCAAGAAGGTTACCTCAAGAAGTGTACATAAATTATCTATTGACTAGAATATGACAAACATACTAGTAGGGTTCTATTTGAtttagaatatataaatatcttgtaGTTTACATTGGTACTTATTACAGATTAAAAATATCCTCTTGAACCTGGAACTCCATATTCATGTATGGTATATCaaactgaaacaaaacaaaatcctaGTAAAATATATACCAAGATCATGGCAAAAAACAATCTAATTTCACACTGTAGTATACTTTATTGAATATGCAGCAACTGGAGCCCGCCTCGAGGTGAAGAACTATTGAAGGCATTGTGCTGTTTTCTATTCCTCTGGTTTAGttcttgtctctttgatacaaaTAAAGAGAACAACGTAGTTTTAAACAATAGACAGGTGTCTATACTATATTGTTAAGATTAAATCGTCTACAAATTTAATAAACGGATCTACCGTCATGTGCATTCTATGAACAAGATTTACGTATGTAGTTAAGTATAAATGTGAGAACTGTTTTTGATATCGTGAATAAAATGAGATTTGGGTTGTGTTCAAAAGCAAAACGACACAATCGTCTGGAACCAAGAGATTAACTAACCATTCAGACTATTTTCTATTGCTGAAGACGATGCTGACATCTGTACAGATtgctttacaaaaaaatctattaacGAAGACTTTCTGCAATTTTACTTTACCACTGATGTTCATTACCAATGTACCACCAtgtacataaaaatgtaaatatctcCGGAGATGCTgaaggtaaaaaataaaacacttattaaaaattcatagCTGATGTAACTAACGAGGACAATAAAATACAGATGAAG comes from the Mytilus trossulus isolate FHL-02 chromosome 3, PNRI_Mtr1.1.1.hap1, whole genome shotgun sequence genome and includes:
- the LOC134712394 gene encoding very low-density lipoprotein receptor-like isoform X4; this translates as MIGRIKLLVLLCIFGTTLSLRIPFNKRQSEQCDVAAEFECKKGSTCIPVKERCDGIANCLDGSDECGCDDKPNPSPSPATCTNGKLSCDDGEGCYPSEWKCDNIKDCDDNSDEEECEEPNSSPSPVTCTNGELSCDNGEGCYPSDWKCDNIKDCDDNSDEEECEDMSTPAPTSATGGCSEGYFKCDSTDECYDNSWKCDDITDCSDGSDEQNCGDDGDKSTPAPTSGPTSAPGTCSDGQFKCKTGNEGQCYVNSWKCDKIKDCDDGSDEENCDTAPVTEIPVTQGPVTQGPVTQRPVTQAPTGCTSEANKCNGYADCVDGSDEDSTMCSTFTCPSGSSKCSDGVTCISDSAKCDGYQDCPAGDDEANCAAATCSNNQFKCPNSFCLAKSGKCNGIPECPNGEDESGCSGCPKNTQKRCDDGSMCILKSEKCDGITDCSDKSDEANCPSRRTTLTRFQRLLDHLRSNNKRSPNHETMAQKAVRKMDQVKRNFNEATLRRVNSDEGVKRHQRAMKARHESLQRQLVERRRNLAMSSRHSKERRQYKG
- the LOC134712394 gene encoding low-density lipoprotein receptor-related protein 1-like isoform X2, yielding MIGRIKLLVLLCIFGTTLSLRIPFNKRQSACADISITTDATGGYTVLSDYGITIEDSEDIKIKLRIKASHDAEIVLMSTDSINDPLYKIILGGSDNTVSMIQDGQNGKIKALYNGPVLQNGFTKFMITLKNDKIKVKDGDKNKILKWKDNKNPLKVVNVGIATKDSESGVWLFPCNQEPNPSPSPATCTNGKLSCDDGEGCYPSEWKCDNIKDCDDNSDEEECEEPNSSPSPVTCTNGELSCDNGEGCYPSDWKCDNIKDCDDNSDEEECEDMSTPAPTSATGGCSEGYFKCDSTDECYDNSWKCDDITDCSDGSDEQNCGDDGDKSTPAPTSGPTSAPGTCSDGQFKCKTGNEGQCYVNSWKCDKIKDCDDGSDEENCDTAPVTEIPVTQGPVTQGPVTQRPVTQAPTGCTSEANKCNGYADCVDGSDEDSTMCSTFTCPSGSSKCSDGVTCISDSAKCDGYQDCPAGDDEANCAAATCSNNQFKCPNSFCLAKSGKCNGIPECPNGEDESGCSGCPKNTQKRCDDGSMCILKSEKCDGITDCSDKSDEANCPSRRTTLTRFQRLLDHLRSNNKRSPNHETMAQKAVRKMDQVKRNFNEATLRRVNSDEGVKRHQRAMKARHESLQRQLVERRRNLAMSSRHSKERRQYKG
- the LOC134712394 gene encoding very low-density lipoprotein receptor-like isoform X5, whose protein sequence is MIGRIKLLVLLCIFGTTLSLRIPFNKRQSEPNPSPSPATCTNGKLSCDDGEGCYPSEWKCDNIKDCDDNSDEEECEEPNSSPSPVTCTNGELSCDNGEGCYPSDWKCDNIKDCDDNSDEEECEDMSTPAPTSATGGCSEGYFKCDSTDECYDNSWKCDDITDCSDGSDEQNCGDDGDKSTPAPTSGPTSAPGTCSDGQFKCKTGNEGQCYVNSWKCDKIKDCDDGSDEENCDTAPVTEIPVTQGPVTQGPVTQRPVTQAPTGCTSEANKCNGYADCVDGSDEDSTMCSTFTCPSGSSKCSDGVTCISDSAKCDGYQDCPAGDDEANCAAATCSNNQFKCPNSFCLAKSGKCNGIPECPNGEDESGCSGCPKNTQKRCDDGSMCILKSEKCDGITDCSDKSDEANCPSRRTTLTRFQRLLDHLRSNNKRSPNHETMAQKAVRKMDQVKRNFNEATLRRVNSDEGVKRHQRAMKARHESLQRQLVERRRNLAMSSRHSKERRQYKG
- the LOC134712394 gene encoding low-density lipoprotein receptor-related protein 1B-like isoform X3 — encoded protein: MIGRIKLLVLLCIFGTTLSLRIPFNKRQSACADISITTDATGGYTVLSDYGITIEDSEDIKIKLRIKASHDAEIVLMSTDSINDPLYKIILGGSDNTVSMIQDGQNGKIKALYNGPVLQNGFTKFMITLKNDKIKVKDGDKNKILKWKDNKNPLKVVNVGIATKDSESGVWLFPCNQEQCDVAAEFECKKGSTCIPVKERCDGIANCLDGSDECGCDDKPNPSPSPATCTNGKLSCDDGEGCYPSEWKCDNIKDCDDNSDEEECEEPNSSPSPVTCTNGELSCDNGEGCYPSDWKCDNIKDCDDNSDEEECEDKSTPAPTSGPTSAPGTCSDGQFKCKTGNEGQCYVNSWKCDKIKDCDDGSDEENCDTAPVTEIPVTQGPVTQGPVTQRPVTQAPTGCTSEANKCNGYADCVDGSDEDSTMCSTFTCPSGSSKCSDGVTCISDSAKCDGYQDCPAGDDEANCAAATCSNNQFKCPNSFCLAKSGKCNGIPECPNGEDESGCSGCPKNTQKRCDDGSMCILKSEKCDGITDCSDKSDEANCPSRRTTLTRFQRLLDHLRSNNKRSPNHETMAQKAVRKMDQVKRNFNEATLRRVNSDEGVKRHQRAMKARHESLQRQLVERRRNLAMSSRHSKERRQYKG